One Castanea sativa cultivar Marrone di Chiusa Pesio chromosome 4, ASM4071231v1 DNA window includes the following coding sequences:
- the LOC142632264 gene encoding polygalacturonase-like, producing the protein MAYPKSSLVLALLSMFISIVLATPMTYNVVSLGAKADGKTDSTRAFVSAWTKACASVKPAIIYVPAGRFYLRQVVFSGPCKNNAIIMRIVGTLVAPSDYRVLGNTGKWLVFEHVDGVTISGGVLDGQGTGLWACKASGKSCPSGASSLQFSNSNNIVVRALTSLNSQLFHIVVNGCHNVKMQGVRVTAAGNSPNTDGIHVQLSSSVTILDSKIGTGDDCISIGPGTTNLWIENVACGPGHGISIGSLGKDLQEAGVKNVTVKTVTFTGTQNGLRIKSWGRPSNGFARNILFQHAVMMNVQNPIVIDQNYCPSNKGCPGQFSGVKISDVTYQDIHGTSATEVAVKFDCSPGNPCSRIRLENVKLTYKNQVAQASCSHAVGTSTGFVQPTSCL; encoded by the exons ATGGCATACCCCAAAAGCTCTCTCGTCCTAGCACTTCTCTCAATGTTCATTTCCATAGTGCTAGCTACTCCTATGACATACAATGTGGTGAGTTTGGGAGCCAAAGCAGATGGGAAAACGGACTCAACTCGGGCTTTTGTTAGTGCATGGACAAAAGCTTGTGCGTCAGTAAAGCCTGCCATTATTTATGTGCCCGCAGGGAGGTTCTATCTCAGGCAAGTGGTTTTCAGTGGACCATGCAAGAACAATGCTATCATTATGCGCATCGTTGGGACACTTGTGGCCCCATCAGACTATAGGGTCCTTGGAAATACAGGAAAGTGGCTTGTGTTTGAACATGTCGATGGGGTTACCATATCTGGTGGGGTTCTTGATGGTCAAGGCACTGGTTTGTGGGCTTGCAAAGCCTCTGGCAAGAGTTGTCCTTCGGGAGCCTCG TCACTGCAATTTTCCAACTCAAACAACATTGTAGTCCGTGCATTAACCTCCCTAAATAGCCAATTATTTCACATTGTTGTCAATGGCTGCCACAACGTGAAAATGCAAGGGGTAAGAGTCACTGCTGCTGGAAACAGCCCAAACACCGATGGAATTCACGTTCAATTATCTTCAAGTGTCACAATTCTTGACTCCAAGATTGGGACAGGTGATGATTGCATCTCAATTGGTCCTGGTACCACTAACTTGTGGATTGAGAATGTTGCATGTGGACCTGGGCATGGAATCag CATTGGGAGTCTAGGCAAGGACTTGCAAGAGGCTGGTGTAAAAAATGTGACAGTTAAAACAGTTACTTTTACTGGAACTCAAAATGGATTGAGGATTAAGTCATGGGGAAGGCCTAGCAATGGATTTGCAAGGAACATTCTATTCCAACATGCCGTTATGATGAATGTCCAAAATCCTATTGTAATTGACCAAAATTACTGCCCCAGCAACAAGGGTTGCCCTGGTCAG tTTTCTGGGGTAAAAATTAGTGATGTGACATACCAAGATATCCATGGAACATCAGCAACAGAGGTTGCTGTGAAATTTGATTGTAGTCCAGGGAACCCATGCTCCAGAATAAGATTGGAGAATGTAAAGCTCACTTACAAGAATCAAGTAGCCCAAGCTTCATGTAGCCATGCAGTTGGAACTTCTACTGGTTTTGTCCAGCCCACAAGTTGCTTGTAG